The Papaver somniferum cultivar HN1 chromosome 6, ASM357369v1, whole genome shotgun sequence genome segment AAGACTCTATCGCTCGACAGACTCTCCACCTTAATTGGTTAAGCAACGCTCGACTTAGCTAGTTATGTTTGCCACTTTGCCATGCACATAATAGGTGCAAAAATGACAAACTAACCGATAAACCATTGCCCATACAAACCGGCCTAAAAAAGAACTAACCCCAAAAAGAAATTAGGGTTATCCCAATACCCATAAGTAGCCCTTGACTAATTTTGACTTGACCATTTCCAAAGTAGTATATAAAAAACAAACATAATTTGTTCTCCCCTAAAATCAAGATCTAAACCCTAAAGAAAGAGCGAGCGACAGTTTAAGATGAGGGCTTTAGATGAAGCAGAAACAACAGCAGTATTCGAGAAATTATTCAAATTCACCGGAAACAATCTAAAAAACATCATTGAGAAACCATCGCATGAAGGTCCAGATAAAGAACCAGGTAGATATTGTTTCCGTTTACAGAAGAACAGAGTATTCTATGTTTCAGAATCACTAGTTAAGAGAGCTACAAATATAAGTAGAGAGAAACTGATATCGTTAGGTATTTGTATTGGCAAGTTTACTAAAGGTGGTAGTTTTCATTTAACTATACAATCTCTGAATTTATTAGCTGATAATGCTAAACATAAAGTATGGTTAAAACCAACTTCAGAGATGAGTTTTCTATATGGGAATCATGTTTTGAAAGGTGGGTTAGGAAGGATTACTGAGAATACTGTTGCTGGTGATGGTGTTGTTGTGTTCTCAATGACTGATGTGCCTTTAGGGTTTGGGATATCAGCTAAAAGTACTCAAGATTGTAGGAAGTTAGACCCTAATGGTATTGTTGTTCTTCATCAGAGTGATGTTGGGGAGTATTTGAGAATGGAAGATGATCTTTAAGTTAATTTTGGTGAGGAATCGTGTTTTACTTTTATTGTTTTGGGTTTTGGGGGTTTTGAGAACTGTAATCTGGGTTATTAATGGATTATTCATATGTTTTTACATTTGAATTGTATTGCCAGTTTTCATGTTAACAATGAAGTAATCTTTGAATTTACGTTTGAATTTGATGATATTTGAGTATTTCCAGTTGTGTACTTTTGTTCTCTCACCCACTCTCTATTACTAGTAGTAGCAGTGTCTCTCTCCCTATTTCTCTTATTCAGCATTTCTTCTTGTGCACTACTTGCCCTACTCACTTCTGCTGCTAGTATTGCTCCGAAATCATTTTTTTGGCTCTGAGTATATGTGGGTTCTACATTGCTAAATCATTCCAGGTACCCATGTCTTCCTTTCTGTTCATTtatatttttcttctatctttatTTTAATCTAGCAATTATCCCAAATCTTATCTTAGCCCATCTAAGTTATGATTAGTGGCGCAGGGACATTTGTATTTCACAATCAAAATCATTAACTCAGTCTATTTTTGCTCCTTCCCCTTTTCTCTTGCTATTACTGACCCTTACAGTGTGTTTGGTTAGAGTCAATGAAATCAGTTTCCTGGGAATATATTTCCATTCTCATGTTGGGTAAATAGCATTAGAGAGCGGTTTGGGGTAGGAATACCAAAAAGTAAGGGAATCCTAAACCAATGGGGAGTAGTGGGTTTAGGAGTCCCCCTCTTTTGGGAATAGGATTCCTAGGAATAGATTTCCCTTCCCGTCAACCAAACATGCCATCATAGTGCGTCGTGTTTCATAGTTTGTCAACTATTGTTTCCTGTATATTACCCAAAGGCCTCTAATGTCCATTTTAAAATGAGTTGGTTCGTCTTTCTTCGCTAGAAATCTTTTGCAGATCTCTGAATATATTATGTAATGTGATCCTTAGTTTCAATGAGCCAGGGAATAAAGAGATCAAAATTGAAGAATGGGTATCCCAGGTTTTTTGACCTTCCAGTTCAGGACAAAGCGGCTACACGACTTCGAACCACATTTCGGGGCTACAAGGTATTGAAAGCCGTTCTGCatgttgctgtttttttttttttttaatatgttgaCCACATGTTACATTTTTCAGGCAAGAAAGACTGAGACAAATGAAAAAATTGTAACGTTCAAGGCCCTGATACAAAACCAACAGTCAGAAAGCATCATCATCCACTTCAAGATACCTTCATTCATGGGATAACATACAGTCTGAGGTTAGAGCTGGTTGAGTGTGTATGGTGGCAGAGGATTGGGTTATATTCATTTCTAGCGACAGTGATCTACCACGCAAAGAAACAATATTCTTTACCGTGTTACGCCTTTGCATCTATGCTTAGAGTGCCATTTGAAAGAAACAGATAGCAGTTCCTTGTTTTTTCACAATAAATCTACAGAAACTTCAGACAGGAGTTGTTTAAAGTGTAATTTTGTACTACACGTGGGTCAATCAAAACTGATATTGGGGTCTATCCACCTTAGAATTTAATTTCTTCCCTAGCCTTCAGTTATAATGTGTGTAGTTCGATATCCACTGTTCGAAATTTTGCACATGATTCTGTTGTAGGCGTTTTCAGTTTCCACAGCCAGGAGTGGTATTTGTTTCCGTTTTTATTTTTCCGCTTCTCAATTTGGAACTCACATGTTGACTTGGACAGGAGGAATGGTGTGGTGGGCGTGGGTCTGACACAATGGAGGAAATTCGGTCTAGGATACAACAGGGAGAAGATGCATCCATTAAGCGTCAGTGGGTCATGACATATGCCTTCTCATAAGGTACACGAGTATTTTCGATCCCTTCTCAGTTAGTCACATATtcaacaaacataacaatcacaaTGTCGTGGCTGATTTTCCGTCAGCTCGAATTTCCGAGACGATTGTGATAACCAACTTTGTCAATATCCCTCTGTGGTGTTTGGGAACAGGATAACCTACATGTCATCTTATTTTAAGTTAGTTGATTAGTGCTCCTATGGGCTCCATATTGCTTATTGGTGCACGTTTATTAAGTGGTGAGTTTCGGCACCTTTCCAGGCTTGCACCTACAAAACATGACCACGTGACTCTTGTGATTTGGGCTAACTGTAATCCGAACCATGAAAGGATAGCGTATGAAACTAACTGGGGCTGGAGCTGAGTTGAATGCTGGATTGCAGTCAATCAGCCCAAAAAATATGCAAAATAGGCAGGTGATAAAGGTTGTTAGTGAAAAAGAAGTCATGCCGCCAAAAAACTTGTCTTCCCTGTTAAATCCACTTGTCCAATGGAAATTGAGTGGTGAAGGTGAAGAAACAATCTAATGTAGTGAGTCTGGTATGAACTCTGAAACAATCTAAGAAACCTGAAAAACCAGCCATTGACgggaaagtcaaatttcaaatgGAGAAGTAGTGAGTGCCCTCTACTTTCGAAACTGAGAAAACAATCATAAAACAGTAAGTGGTATCTTAATGAACTCTGGTATGTGTGGttgaagattgattttgtttgatCGCGCGGGTCTTTGTAACGGCATTTTTATTTATCCCCGTATGTTCTTCGTTTACTTTGTTTTCATTTTCCCTTcctaattttgattttaatcTATCAGTTAAGTGTGGACACTAAAAGAAATGGCACGCGTCTTTGGGCATGGTCTGTATTTTATAATGTAATTAGAGTTTCAAAATTTTTTTActgtatgaattttttttttttactgtatGAGTTTCAATGTTTTGGGGATGTAGCACCACGAAGTAAATGTATAACAAGTTTGTTGGAAAAGAAGGtacaattaattaaaacatgaagCTCCTTGAGGATAGGTTTAGTGTTGTGTTGTCTCACATCATTGATCCACAAGTGATTAGTTCATTTCCTTCAGAGACTGCTAGTTCCCAGTTGCTGAGGGCTAGCATTAAAATGATGGAAGAGCTGAACGTTTAGAACACCCTTAGGTCCACACCCTGAAAAATTGTGCAAGGCTTCAGAGAAGTGGTCACCTATATTTGGTTACGACTTATGACCCTACAGACGATTCGGGACTCTTtgcaacaataataataataataatgaatagTAAAAAAACCATGCCTGCCAACATGTACCAAGATCAATAGCCGTCCCACCATTTTCATGAATAGAGTCCTTCCTTACTTTCTTTTTTTAGTAGAAGTAGTATCTAGATAATGGTAGTGATAATACCAGTAATAGAGCAATGAATTGTTAAGTAAATCAATTTATATGGGTTGTTGCAGTCGGACTCTGCTTATGCCCCACCGACACCTGAAATACATTTCCTTTCCTTTCTGTTGAGATACGGTAAAGTGCATTTCTGTTAAATATTGACCATTATTGGTTGGTGTTGCTATCCAATCATACACACCCATACCTGTACAACAGTTGGTGTAAGTTCTCTCACCCATTCTATGAAGGTTCAAGAGCACCCCATTGAAGCCTCAACCTCAGTAGTTGATAACGAACACATATCATATCAAAATAGGAGTACATGAATGAATAAACACTTTTAGGTAAACAAAATTGGGCTAGGATTGAACTACATATGGTGGGTAGCGAGCGTCTAAATGATGATTTACATCCGCACAAAAATTAGCTAACTTGATACTATTACTACGCCCTTAACAGGAGCCCATGTTAACAAGATATCTTTCACTGTTTTAAAGAAACAAGTTGTAAACTGTGGAGTGCATAGAGATATCATTAAAACCCATGGCCATACGAAAAAAGAAACCCCAATGATTTGTCAAGTGAAGTAACATGCGGGAAATCAATCAGAGTGTATGATTTGAAGCAATCATCAATCAAAGGTAAAAAGGAAGACACATAATGTGGTGAATTATATCCTATGTGACAGACAGGTCTATCAAAATAATTCAGTTTTTCGCGTTTCCTGAAAAAGTTGGTCACAAAATCTTACCCTGTTAAGTAAAGCAAAGAGTGAAATGTACTTCAGAATAAGCTTAAACATGGTTAACGAATCTCGGCTGACCGCACAAACTCCGTTTTGGCAAATTATGCAAATGGAGCTCAACTTTTGCATAACACCACCAAATTTGCCTAAATGTAGAAACATGAAGCAACATCCAGGTTATAATTGAGTGAGACTAATATACTCTATAACATGATTAAACGAAACCAACCGAATACTACATTTCGTATATCTGAAATCTAATCATCAAACCAGAAAAAAACTTTAATATTTTAAGATGTAAAACCAAAGCATCAACTTTCTTAAATCCAACccaaaacaagaagaaacaaagccAAAAAAGTGAACCAGAAAATATTCTTTGTTTTGGTATTTATCAAACTACAAACAAACCAAGGATTGCCATGAACGATCCACGAAACCAAACTCCTCGTTGTAACCAAACTAACTATGGAAACTCTTTTCATCACTTTTTCTTGCCTGTTCATATCAATAAACTGGACCGCTATAGAGAGAGCAGTGGATCGCAATATTAATGAGGCTGTCCCTGTCTAAGACCCAATCAAGATTTATTAGGTAGCTTCTGATTAAACCTAGATTATGACAAAGCTACATTTCAGATTTACAGTACGGGGACCATTGTTGTATGGTTTGCAATAAACCCGCATTACAGTCAAAAAAACCCATGTATTATCACCTTccacatttgaactagttattcttGTCCACATTTACATCTTTAGACTCTTCTGTTTGCCCTTATTTGTGTTACTTCTTCTTCTGTCCCTCCTCTCCTTATTATTATCTCAACATTAAATCAATCATAAGAGCCATGGCGAACTCTGGAATTGGGTCCAAGTTATCTGAGGTTTTTGATCAAAACATACAGGGTTTTGATAACAAGCTATAAGAAGTAAAACACGTTAAAAGCAAGAATTCACCAAAGTTACTATCTTTTTTTATCTTTCTTCATTGAGAACATCTTTTGTGCTTCCTTTATATTAAACAactccaaaatctcttcccccaaaaaaaaaaaagaaaagaaaaacctcTTCTACTGTTCATGGACAAGGACTTAACTCCTGAACACCACAAAATACCTACTCTTATTCTCTTTGACAAGATGGTTTGATAGGATGCATGATAGAGATGGAAAAGATAGATTATCAGTTAGTTATTCTTCCAGGTTTTTTGGGGATATGGGTTTAAAGAAAGAAAGGAAATTTGAAGAAAGAAGGTCCAATCCTATATAGAAGAAGGAATCAGAAAACAGCTACCAAACAATCACAGTAAGATCTGTAACAGAAAGCGAGCcccattttttttccatttttaaaCACCAGAAAAGACGTTACTCAATCACAGCAACAATCCAACAATGAAAATCTAGGTGAATTAAAGAGGATACCCTCCCAAACTAGTAAAAAAGATTGGGTTTCTAAGATTTCAGTATGGGGTTGATTCTGATTTAGATGATTCTTACTCAAAAATAAAGTTTCTGTTTCTATGCAAAAAAGACTGCATCTTTTAATCCCAAAAGAACTAAATGGTGATATTTGTTGTCTAATGCAGCATATAACCAACGAAAAGCAAAGTAAAAATAAATCCATAACAATCCAAATTTAGCAGTAGTAGAAAGAAAGATTAAACAAAACAATCCAACAAAAGATGAAACAATGTTGAGCTCAAAGAGCTAGCCTGATACAGCAAATAAAAACTCCCTAAAAAGAGCATGagaataattaaaattaaaacaacaacAGAACAACCGGGGAATAGAAGCACCTGATATTCTAAGTAAGTAACAACAGATAACTCTTCTTTCCCACGGTTGTAGTAAGTAAATACGAGTGAAACAccgaaaaaatcttcttctttcctcttcataCAAAGCAAAATATCCTCTCGAACTAGTAATGTCCTCCTTAATTGGAAACGGAGAACCCTGTGACATGATAATCCACAAAAAAATATGAGATCAAAACGTACATACAGAAACAAAATCTAGCAAGAGATAAAAGAAAGATATAATGGGGTACCTGAAGGATGAAGAAAGGAATGATATTTTTCGGAAAGTGATTCACTTAATGGCGAGAAGCAGAGGACGGTGGCTTGTGTGATGCACCAACGTCATGCTCCTCTTCACCTTGAATTCGTGCTGGAATGCGAAAACCAAATCCACCGGAAGCAAATGGTTGTTgcatttgttgatgatgatgaatcgaTGAATTAAGATTCTGATAGTGTTGATTATCATCGCTAACCATGGACGGATCGGTAGTATTATTCCAAGCACGAATCGAAGAAGGTGAGTTACTGGACTGAAGGGGTCCCCTCTGTGAAAAAAATGGATTTGGGCTGTTACCAAACAAAGTTTGTTGAACAGCCTGTTGTGATGATgatggttgtggttgttgttgttgctgcggtGGTGAATTGAACATAAATCCACCGCTGCTACTTCCACTTCCATTACCATTTCCTCCACTTGAATCTGTATTAGGGTTCCAAGCTATCATTCTCTGAAACCTACCCATTTCCTGCATTTGCTGTTCAGACCAAGCATTGGTcgaaccgccaccaccactagtatcAAATGCAGTAGAGAAAAGGGCATGTTGTTGTTCAGACGAAGTATTCGAATGGTGATGCTGCTGATGTTGAGAATGATGATGCTGATGAAACATCGGATCTTGAAATGACTGTAAAGAGAGACGAAGATCTTGAGTTTGACTATTAGTTCTAGAGAGAAGATCAGGTGGAGACGAGTAATTTTGaaaatgaattgaagacgaagaagtagCCATTGGGAAGAAAGATTTTATAGTGTCGGCAATGGAATCAGAATCCAGAGAAGGAGGAAGAAAACTGTTgttctgttgatgttgttgttgctctTGTTGATTTTGAAGAAACATATATCTACCACTTTGTTCAACACCACCAACTTGTCTGCTAGTTTTACTTGATGAACCAAGAAATCCTCCCTGCTCATTTTGATTGCCTCTGCTCCTCAATTGATTctcttcctcgtcttcttcaaTTTGTCGCTGttctgatgatttagaagaagggtTTAAAGTATTGGGAGTAGGCATGGTAGCAGTAGGATGCCATGGTGGAAGCTCAGCAAGTTCATCAATAGCAGATTTAGCTTTTTTAATGAGCCAATCAACAGCCTTGCTAGGTCTATCATAACCCAAACGATCTTGAACATCATAAAACTGAATAGCGGTATGAGCTGAAAGACGAACTCTTCGATCTCTTGGACCTTTTGCTGTGCATACTTTACTATGTCTATCTTTTCTTCCTGTAGATCTTACAATGTGGCCACCTTGTACTTCAATAATCTCACCTCCACCACCACTCCCTCTCAATAATCCAAGTCTACTAGTTGAAGAGCGGTTCTGAGTTTCTCCCATTTTCTCTCCGAATCTAGCATATTCACTACTATTATTTGGAAAAGTTGAAGTAGAACCAGAAGctgtagaaaaaggaaagtaaGATCTTTTTTTTGGTGGGTTTTGTTGTGGTGGTTGGCTGTTTATAGGTTCTTCTGAAATCTGCTGTTCTCCTCTTCCGTAGATAAGATACTGCTGCTGTTGGAGATTTTGATGATGAAACCCATgttgttcttgttcttcttcttcctcttcttcttgttcttcctcttcttcttctcgatGAATATGAAGATGTGACTGaagctgctgatgatgatgctgatgattcctCTGAGGATCCAGACTCAGACCCTTGTTGTTCCTCCTGTTGCTGTTGGTGTCCTCTTCCAGTTTTTGATTTATGATGATTCCCCAAAGCTGAACCTGGACTTGTTCTTCTGTTGTTCTTTCTCTTTCTGTTGCTGTTTTTCCCACAACACTGATGAAACCTTTTCTGAAAATACCTTGCCATCCAAGTCTTCACCAAATTCCATTACACAAACCTATAAGCTAAAATTAACCCAGTAGTAAATTATTATTCATTACAGACCTCTCTATTACATTGATTATTATCTCTAGCCCTGCCTGTCTTCTGTTAGTTACAGCAGTGCTACTACTACTAGAACAGCTCTCTCTCGGACAgacagaaagaaagaaagaaagaaagaaaaaaagaaagaaagaaagaaagaaagaaaatttggTTGCTGCTAATCTAACCCATCTCTATCTTtgaagaaagagagaaagaagaagggtATTAGTGGTGAACATACTTGTTGTTATAATCTATATTGATGGGTCTCTCTCTTTCTCTGTACTCTGCACAATAATTAAATTTATGcagataaagaaaagaagaagaaagaaaaaacagtAATACGGATAACACTGTttctcaatcaaaaataaataaacagtTAAAATTAtctaaaaatataaagaaaaggatctctctttttctctagaGAAAGAAAACACTGAAATGGGCCGTTTTCTTCCTTGTTCACTTTACAGAATGACACAGAAGAACagagaaaagagagaaagaaagaaagatagaTTAGAGAGAAGAAGGATTTGTGCTTTTGGGTATGTATGTGTATTGTACTTTGTAGAGGGGTGTAGTAGTATGTACTGATTACTACTGATGATGAAGGGTGAGAGAAAGAGGAGGGTAGCACAGTAAATAGAGAGTAAgaattctttttaaaccaatagGAGCCGTTGATCCTGTGTGTTAGAGAGAGAGATGACAGAGTAGCAGTAGTAGAGTAATGTCAGAAAGGGTGATTAAAGATCTATGTGATCTCAGCAGTCAGcgtctctctttcttcttctctctcaagTCTCTATtctttactctcttttatttctctttatttctttttatttttacttaAAAGCTCTATTAGTAGAACCGTTAATTCTGATTCAACTGAGTTACCTACTTAAGTCATTACTTTCCTTTTTATTACTTCACTCTCTCTAGTACTACCCTTTTCTTTCTCTGTCTTTTTTCCTTCACTACAGCCACAGGAttgtaatcttcttcttctttaacatcAAAAACCATTTTAAACACTCTGTGTCTGTCTGACTGTTGGACACAGTGAAAACTTTCAAGGCAAATTTCTTTACTATTTTAAACAGTCTGTTTCCTAACGGTAACTGTTTTTCAGTAATAGGTCTGCTCATCCTTAACAGTGTCTATTCTTACTTTGTAGAAAGCTGCCTAAATCAACGTACATCTCTAGACCACCGGAGACACCATGTGGATTGTGGACTCCATCTTGGATTCCGTTGTTGGGGCGAGCTTGATAAGTTATATCAGCAGTTTTTACTACACTCCTCAGCATTGACTCAGCGAGAGACCGTAGTACTTGTTTACACTTTTATTATATAGGTCAGAAAGAAATGATGATAATTATTTTTGGTCAATATCTGTCTGATAATGTTTGCTGGCCATGTAAGGAGGCTGATGCATGCATGATTACTGAATTTGACACATGCTACCTAGCTAAACCTTAGTGATAAGGCCCCAAATCCGAACTCAAATTAACACCAAGACCCTAATTATCCAGGCATGAAAGCATTAGGAGTTGGGCAGCGTTGACGCAGATACGTAGTGATACGAATGCAGTAAGCGGTTTGGCTTTGCTATAGCTTAATTGTAGCGAAATCCAACTGCCATGATCTTTCATGTTGTCTATCTCCCTTAGCCACACTTCAAAGTTGACCGGACCTGATCCACCTTATGGCTAAGTGAAATCATATGAAAACTCAGTTTTTATTGAAAAAACAACTTTACAAAAACTCGATTTCCATGTGATTTTCAACGTTTCTGGTTTTTGCTCTTTTACATTAAAACTTCTTTTTTTTACACTATCTTGATTACTGAAAACTTTTTGTTTACATATtatattcatttttttcttttaattatcttttaaccaactaaaaataattgaaaaataaataaatggaaaCTCAATTTCCCCGtacggaaactgagtttccatGTGGCCTTAGCTATTGCATGGCATGGCGCCATAGTGTTGTTGGACTGAGACCCATTTGCCTTAGCTTTAAATAAGCTATAGCTAATGGAAAACCTTCATCATAGTGTTTGGCCTTCATCATAGCTAAGGACGTGTATAATTTCTCAACGTGGAAATTTCTGAGGAACCCAAGTTTGATTCCTCTTTCTTCTAAAAGCCCATCATTAAGATGGTATATATATGTAGCCCAAAAGATAAGATTTACGGTTAAGGTTAAGATTAataaatataaattaaatttgTATTTTCGCATTTTTAGGAGGACTAAATTAACCTTAATCCGAACCCTATTAGTATCAACTAAATACATTAATGGTGGgcttggatgtagaattttaaaggtgaaATTTATGGGTCCAGGGGATTTGGTAGAATTACGTTTCCCTTTGTATGTTTGGTTACCCGAATCCTTGGATTCACGTTTCCTACGGGattcagttttccagcaaattCTTCATATGAAGTCCGACCcctccccctaagatttgctgggaaactcatcaaggaatttatggacacatttttttttaaactataaatcccatatatatgcaattttaagatttggGGTTAATGCCAAGGTAGAAAGACTTTAATACAATAAAACTCTATAAATCATAGAAATTTTAATTGAGTTACCAAATATATAAGGAATTTACATGAATCctagaatttgtaatcccatgggaCTATAAATTCCTAGAAACAGtaaattctgcaaacaaacccaccataagATTATTTTTTAAAACTCCATAAATAAGGGGTTGATTAGTCAATGGGCGATTTTTATGGGAAATAAAGCGTGTTGCCATTATTTACGTCCCGTTTTAAATTTTGTTCGATCTAGTTACCTTTTTTTCCGTTCGTTTTTTCTTCTTTACCTACACGACTCCATTGTCAATCTCACTACTAAATCTCCAGTGTTTTCAACTATTTCACTTTGGTttgcaagtttttctttcttctcgATTCACTCTTCACATGCTTAGTTAGAATTAGGTACATAATAATTAGAATATAAGCGCTGCAACGTGGAAAGCTATACATGGGTAGGAATTTAATTCAAACAGGGATGTGTGGGTTTTAGATTTTTGTCTTTTCTTGTGGATGAAATTTGAAAACATATATACGCTATATGCTTTGCTTCATATGAACTGCCATTTTTCTCTACTGGAAATTTATGAGTGGTCCGGATGCTGTGAAGATGTTTTGGATTTGTCATATCCTTGAAGAAATTCCGGATCTCGATTTATTTATGTGGATCTTGATTATcaaatctttcttcttccttttttttttNNNNNNNNNNNNNNNNNNNNNNNNNNNNNNNNNNNNNNNNNNNNNNNNNNTTTTTTTGATTTGTCTTGATGAATAGTTGCAATTATCTCAAGTATGTGATAACTATGACTTTCACATATGATAAGTACATTTTTCACAATAATGagaaacaaaaacaatggttttcACATCAATAAACTGTGACAATTCCATCTATCACAATATTAATATGTGAAAATTccattttttttggatttgtCTTGATAAATAGATGATAAGTGCAATTATCTCAACTTGTGATAACTGTAATTTCCATCGATGATAGTTACATTGTTCACAATAATGAGAATAGGTGATAAGTGCAATTATCTCAACTTGTGATAACTGTGATTTTCACCGATGATAGTTATATTGTTCACAATAATGAGAAACAAAAATAATCGTTTTCACATCAGTAAACTATGATAATCCCATCAATCACAATATTAATATGTGAAAATTCCATCATTCACAATGGTAAATCATAGTTTATCCAGAATGATTTAGGACTTGAAGAAACTACAGTAATAATATCATGCCGAGAGTGGTAATGAGGTAAAATGTTATGCCAAAATACAAAGTATTTGACTGGAGATAACACAAAGATTCTAGAATAAATCAGAGTTAATTTAGGGATATCTTTAACTCATGTGATAACATCGTGCAGTTCAATATCAAGGCGGGAGGAGGCTAGCCACTTATCAACTATGTGATTAGCAGCAGCAACATACTTTGCCAGATTGTGCGCCACCAAGTTAGTTGGATGGTTGACGAATGGAAACTCAAAATTGATAAAAGATTTCATGTCTTCAGTAATGTTACCAATGCAACCCATAATGTTCTAAGGGACTGAAGATGACTTCTCGTTGAGAATACTTATTAACTGGCGAGAATCACTTTCAAATATTACATTTCGAAAAACTTGAGTATTTGTGAGATTAGAACAAATGTTGAAAACATGAACTTCACCTACCATAGGGTTTGATTGGCAAAGGATGTTAGCTATACTACTTGTGTACTTAACTTCATGATCATATGCGACTATAACATCAACTAAGAGAAGATTGTTTATACCACCATGCACATTCATTTTAACCCAATCTACAGGGGAAAGCTCTCAGACTTATTTGAGGTCCACAGTACTATCATAAGTGTCTTGAAATGCAATTAGGTCTAGGTTATCGACCAAGATGATTATTCTCATATATATCATTGAACTTGACTCTTTTGAATACTGTTTTATTCGATTATTACATATTACCGAACAGAAGCACAACCCAATTGAACAAGTTTGGAGTCCCTTTTCTTTTTCCAACGCACTTTATCGTGATATCTCCAAAGTGTGATTTGTGTTATTCTGAAATCCAATTAAAGTGGCAAACAAGATACACT includes the following:
- the LOC113285644 gene encoding 60S ribosome subunit biogenesis protein NIP7 homolog, translated to MRALDEAETTAVFEKLFKFTGNNLKNIIEKPSHEGPDKEPGRYCFRLQKNRVFYVSESLVKRATNISREKLISLGICIGKFTKGGSFHLTIQSLNLLADNAKHKVWLKPTSEMSFLYGNHVLKGGLGRITENTVAGDGVVVFSMTDVPLGFGISAKSTQDCRKLDPNGIVVLHQSDVGEYLRMEDDL
- the LOC113287506 gene encoding transcription factor TCP4-like gives rise to the protein MGETQNRSSTSRLGLLRGSGGGGEIIEVQGGHIVRSTGRKDRHSKVCTAKGPRDRRVRLSAHTAIQFYDVQDRLGYDRPSKAVDWLIKKAKSAIDELAELPPWHPTATMPTPNTLNPSSKSSEQRQIEEDEEENQLRSRGNQNEQGGFLGSSSKTSRQVGGVEQSGRYMFLQNQQEQQQHQQNNSFLPPSLDSDSIADTIKSFFPMATSSSSIHFQNYSSPPDLLSRTNSQTQDLRLSLQSFQDPMFHQHHHSQHQQHHHSNTSSEQQHALFSTAFDTSGGGGSTNAWSEQQMQEMGRFQRMIAWNPNTDSSGGNGNGSGSSSGGFMFNSPPQQQQQPQPSSSQQAVQQTLFGNSPNPFFSQRGPLQSSNSPSSIRAWNNTTDPSMVSDDNQHYQNLNSSIHHHQQMQQPFASGGFGFRIPARIQGEEEHDVGASHKPPSSASRH